The following are encoded together in the Methanomassiliicoccales archaeon genome:
- a CDS encoding CBS domain-containing protein: protein MPDLRVRDVMTTTVVTIKADATLHDATITFAVNGISGAPVVDDDGKLVGILSETDILAFVKKLQEEIRKKQPSVSFISVPFEEILKNEKLAELYKEISGKKISEIMSKDVVTVSPDTGIMEAIDIMMKKDVNRMPVIEHDKIVGIVTKGDIIWALYKDKFSKV from the coding sequence ATGCCTGACTTGCGTGTGCGTGATGTAATGACGACGACCGTTGTAACTATCAAAGCCGATGCAACATTGCACGATGCAACGATTACATTTGCCGTTAATGGTATCTCTGGGGCCCCTGTGGTCGACGATGATGGAAAACTTGTCGGAATTCTGAGCGAGACGGATATTCTTGCTTTCGTAAAGAAACTTCAGGAGGAGATTCGAAAGAAACAACCTTCCGTTTCATTTATTTCAGTTCCATTTGAAGAAATACTCAAGAACGAAAAGCTTGCGGAACTGTACAAGGAAATCTCGGGTAAGAAAATTTCTGAAATCATGTCAAAAGATGTTGTTACAGTATCGCCCGATACCGGAATAATGGAAGCGATCGACATAATGATGAAAAAAGACGTAAACAGGATGCCTGTAATCGAACACGATAAGATAGTCGGTATCGTTACGAAAGGAGATATCATCTGGGCACTATACAAAGACAAGTTTTCAAAAGTCTAA
- a CDS encoding MBL fold metallo-hydrolase: MRSTRNGALEVHILASSSDANCTVLASDDAAIMIDAGLSIRKTEHFLNTVGVDIFDINALLLTHEHVDHSRSALRISRRCNIPIAGNYRTLLSTGIHGMDKTVVFENREPFYIGMMKIEAIPTSHNAAEPVAYHVEANNKDMVIATDLGKVTKPVLSAMTNADFIMLESNHDRNMLLSGPYPLFLKRMIMSEKGHLSNHDCAQALKTIDVKKRKIFLAHLSQINNTPEIAKNTVSNALRCNHYIDCIETPGEIRSIIVD, from the coding sequence GTGCGCTCTACGCGAAATGGTGCACTAGAAGTTCATATTCTTGCTAGCAGCAGTGATGCAAATTGCACTGTATTGGCGTCTGATGATGCCGCAATCATGATAGATGCCGGTCTGAGCATCAGAAAAACAGAGCACTTCTTGAACACCGTAGGCGTTGATATTTTCGATATAAACGCACTCCTCTTGACGCATGAGCACGTCGATCATTCGCGTTCGGCTCTGAGAATCTCGAGAAGATGCAACATACCAATAGCAGGAAATTACCGGACTCTGCTTTCAACAGGTATCCATGGAATGGATAAAACGGTAGTATTCGAAAATCGCGAGCCATTTTATATTGGCATGATGAAGATCGAGGCGATTCCTACATCTCACAATGCAGCGGAGCCCGTTGCTTATCACGTGGAAGCAAACAACAAAGACATGGTCATTGCAACAGATCTCGGAAAGGTCACAAAACCAGTTCTTTCCGCAATGACGAATGCGGACTTTATAATGCTTGAATCAAACCACGACAGGAATATGCTCCTATCTGGTCCATACCCCCTTTTTCTCAAAAGGATGATCATGAGCGAGAAAGGCCACCTCTCAAATCATGACTGCGCACAAGCGCTTAAGACGATCGACGTGAAGAAAAGAAAAATATTTCTTGCGCATCTTAGCCAAATAAACAATACTCCAGAAATCGCCAAGAATACTGTTTCGAACGCATTGAGGTGCAATCATTACATTGATTGCATAGAGACGCCAGGGGAAATTAGAAGCATTATCGTTGATTAA
- a CDS encoding radical SAM protein yields the protein MARVILTCDETLTSTYRNIPLLDFFGCAPAEKIPKVIYRLLDAQLPHENGILAVAPYSLRKIEAALARDGYNDVAVVHARYVRHFITKETKVIGISTMDPMGLGPVSMMFTNGGRLTAFSKKKFMDLIKFLVEYRRAKRFQYKIIVGGPGVWQLMISEAWKEMEIDHIVIGEVDAVASEIITRVESGAADEVIRVNKFPSESEIPAIIRPSYKGMVEVTRGCGRNCRYCDPNMRRVRCIPDETLKKEIEINVSAGLKTAWLHSDDIFLYKLEDRKYFYPNAEEVVRLFERVMSIPGVKFSNPTHGTLAPVVACPHMISRITQIVGACPSKWVGIQMGLETASPSLIGKYMESKVKPFSPSEWPEIIVEGTQILNENYWFPAYTAIIGLPGETAEDLMDTARLIVAMEKTLKDRIGNKAHFTVTPLAFVPAGSLREGKAFDIENQMSEEAFLLIYHSWRHLAREVASFVPGGVDDVKTAALYPILKGGLTFILDFMRRWGIRMGYDPDIPLEPFELDSHHVVTRSEALGHIAN from the coding sequence ATGGCAAGAGTCATCCTAACGTGCGACGAGACTCTCACGAGCACTTATAGAAATATTCCGTTGCTGGATTTTTTTGGATGTGCTCCTGCCGAGAAAATTCCTAAGGTGATTTATCGACTACTTGACGCTCAGCTTCCACATGAGAATGGGATCTTGGCCGTTGCGCCATATTCGCTCAGGAAAATCGAGGCAGCACTCGCCCGAGATGGTTACAACGACGTCGCCGTTGTGCACGCCCGCTACGTTAGACACTTTATTACAAAGGAGACAAAGGTCATTGGCATATCCACGATGGATCCTATGGGACTGGGTCCCGTGTCGATGATGTTCACGAACGGAGGGCGCCTCACAGCCTTTTCAAAAAAGAAATTCATGGATCTCATAAAGTTCCTGGTTGAATACAGAAGGGCAAAGAGGTTCCAATACAAGATCATCGTGGGCGGTCCAGGCGTATGGCAACTGATGATTTCAGAAGCCTGGAAGGAAATGGAAATTGATCACATTGTTATAGGTGAAGTTGATGCCGTAGCAAGCGAAATAATAACTCGAGTTGAATCTGGAGCTGCGGATGAGGTGATCCGTGTCAACAAATTCCCTTCTGAGTCTGAAATACCCGCCATCATCAGACCTTCGTATAAGGGAATGGTTGAGGTTACGAGAGGGTGTGGCAGGAATTGCAGATATTGTGATCCGAATATGCGCAGGGTGAGATGCATCCCCGACGAGACTCTTAAGAAAGAAATCGAGATCAACGTTTCGGCTGGTCTGAAGACAGCATGGCTCCATAGCGATGATATCTTCCTTTATAAGCTAGAGGATCGGAAATATTTCTATCCAAATGCGGAGGAAGTCGTCCGTCTCTTTGAAAGGGTTATGTCTATACCGGGAGTAAAATTCTCGAATCCCACGCATGGAACTCTAGCGCCAGTCGTCGCCTGTCCTCACATGATCTCCCGCATAACTCAGATTGTTGGCGCCTGTCCATCCAAATGGGTGGGAATACAGATGGGCCTCGAAACGGCATCTCCCAGCCTTATTGGAAAATACATGGAGAGCAAGGTGAAACCGTTCAGTCCTTCTGAATGGCCGGAAATAATAGTCGAGGGCACTCAAATCCTCAATGAAAATTACTGGTTCCCCGCATACACGGCGATCATAGGTCTTCCTGGTGAAACCGCGGAGGACCTAATGGATACTGCAAGGTTGATTGTTGCAATGGAAAAGACGCTGAAGGACCGCATTGGCAACAAGGCGCATTTCACAGTCACACCTCTTGCATTTGTTCCTGCTGGCTCCCTGAGGGAAGGGAAGGCATTTGATATCGAGAATCAAATGTCAGAAGAGGCTTTCCTTTTGATTTACCATTCATGGAGGCACCTTGCTAGGGAGGTAGCCTCATTCGTTCCAGGTGGTGTCGATGATGTGAAAACTGCAGCCCTGTATCCAATACTTAAAGGCGGACTGACTTTCATTCTCGACTTCATGAGGCGGTGGGGCATCCGCATGGGCTATGATCCAGATATACCGCTAGAGCCATTTGAGCTGGACTCGCATCATGTTGTAACCAGGTCAGAGGCCCTGGGGCACATCGCGAATTGA
- a CDS encoding DUF167 family protein: MQNNSIARITKDGVEVDLIVSPGVGMSKIDGVDMWRNRLVVKVASAPEKGRANEELVTMLSKFFQCNVEITKGHKSRMKTVLLKSDLDGVKSKLKGLDDRSGRAP; encoded by the coding sequence ATGCAAAATAATTCCATTGCCAGGATCACAAAGGATGGCGTAGAAGTCGATCTGATCGTTTCCCCAGGTGTCGGGATGTCTAAAATTGACGGAGTCGACATGTGGCGCAATCGCCTGGTCGTTAAAGTTGCGTCAGCACCCGAGAAAGGAAGGGCAAATGAAGAGCTGGTAACGATGCTTTCAAAGTTTTTCCAGTGTAATGTGGAGATCACAAAGGGGCATAAGAGCAGAATGAAGACCGTTCTGCTGAAGAGCGATTTGGATGGCGTGAAATCGAAGTTGAAGGGATTAGATGACAGATCCGGTCGAGCTCCTTGA
- a CDS encoding Toprim subdomain protein, with protein sequence MTDPVELLEEFLSIIDELRERPKDIVILVEGQKDKEALLRLGIEGEVWQIKGGNSIFSVAEALAHKMKSAIILTDWDRKGGQLCKALRSALEANGVSYNESIRMKLVRIAKKDVKDIEGLPSLYLKLLAEARRK encoded by the coding sequence ATGACAGATCCGGTCGAGCTCCTTGAAGAGTTTCTCTCGATCATCGATGAGCTACGAGAGAGGCCCAAAGATATAGTGATCCTTGTTGAGGGACAGAAAGACAAGGAGGCGCTCCTCAGATTGGGTATTGAGGGCGAAGTCTGGCAGATAAAGGGAGGGAACTCGATTTTCAGCGTTGCTGAAGCACTTGCGCATAAAATGAAATCTGCAATAATCCTCACCGATTGGGATAGGAAGGGGGGTCAACTTTGCAAAGCTTTACGAAGCGCGTTGGAGGCCAATGGAGTATCCTACAATGAATCGATCAGAATGAAACTCGTCCGCATCGCAAAGAAGGACGTGAAGGATATCGAGGGGTTGCCTTCGCTGTATCTCAAGCTACTTGCAGAGGCAAGGCGGAAATAG
- a CDS encoding mandelate racemase/muconate lactonizing enzyme family protein → MLKLKHTSISGGDFLKITDVKVITIGQNVPPNGCSRGRSITFRGTALIVIDTDEGIQGIGEGYGPEYFITRTIVERKFKPWLIGEDPLNIEKLWRKMLMTTVYWDQKGQGVSAASGVDMALWDIAGKYYGVPVYKLLGGDARGSGKIQAYASDLFWDTPEKMAQTAKRYAKKGFPLIKTHLGNGLKEDEKRVKAITEAIGDAQLMVDMNCGYDRVEALKVGRMLEKYGVYWYEEPLSPYDVDGYAWLKQKLDIPIATGENEYTKWGFKELFLKNAVDFAMPDIMRCGGITETKKICALAEAFDVVCSPHNYTTGVGLAATIQVIACTPNCDLLELDMTNYALYHSLLKTPLDIDNHGMIKIPRDPGLGVELKEEIIKKYAVE, encoded by the coding sequence ATGTTAAAGCTCAAGCATACGAGTATCTCAGGAGGGGATTTTTTGAAAATCACCGATGTGAAGGTAATTACGATTGGGCAAAATGTTCCTCCAAATGGTTGTTCGCGAGGACGGTCAATAACCTTTCGTGGTACAGCGCTAATAGTAATCGACACCGATGAGGGTATCCAGGGGATCGGTGAAGGCTATGGACCTGAGTACTTCATAACGCGCACGATCGTTGAGAGAAAATTCAAACCATGGCTCATTGGGGAAGATCCGCTAAATATAGAGAAGCTATGGCGAAAAATGCTGATGACAACGGTCTATTGGGATCAAAAGGGGCAAGGGGTATCGGCGGCAAGCGGCGTCGACATGGCATTGTGGGACATAGCTGGTAAATATTACGGTGTACCGGTCTACAAATTGCTAGGAGGAGATGCAAGAGGGTCAGGAAAAATACAGGCGTACGCGAGCGATTTGTTTTGGGATACACCTGAAAAAATGGCTCAAACTGCGAAACGTTACGCGAAAAAGGGATTTCCGCTAATAAAAACGCATCTGGGAAACGGTTTGAAGGAGGATGAGAAGCGGGTTAAGGCAATCACAGAGGCTATCGGAGATGCGCAGCTGATGGTCGACATGAATTGTGGCTATGACCGCGTTGAAGCTCTCAAGGTAGGCAGAATGCTCGAAAAGTACGGTGTTTATTGGTATGAGGAGCCGCTTTCACCGTACGATGTAGACGGCTATGCATGGCTGAAGCAGAAGCTCGACATCCCTATAGCGACCGGTGAAAACGAATATACGAAGTGGGGGTTCAAGGAATTGTTCCTGAAGAACGCAGTCGATTTCGCGATGCCAGATATTATGAGATGTGGCGGAATTACCGAGACGAAGAAGATTTGCGCGCTCGCGGAGGCATTCGATGTGGTATGTTCACCTCACAACTACACGACGGGTGTTGGTCTTGCGGCAACCATCCAGGTAATTGCCTGCACACCAAATTGTGATCTGTTGGAGCTCGACATGACGAATTACGCCCTCTATCACAGCTTGCTGAAAACTCCGCTCGATATCGACAACCATGGCATGATCAAAATACCGAGAGATCCTGGCCTCGGGGTGGAACTGAAAGAGGAAATCATTAAAAAATATGCCGTTGAATGA
- the tmk gene encoding dTMP kinase has translation MTTALPAITKGLVDMHEQSIDIKRTGRFFVFEGIDGSGKTVVSQGIYKRLQSEMSINVVLTTEPTASWLGDAVRRALAEDHGPFVEAFLFAADRYVHTIDIRNWLEKEMVVLCDRYYASTLAYQGASLSRMLGNDAVGWLINLNLPFIIKPDLTFLLKIPPEVGLERLRLRSKLSKFERLEFLKEVDRIYQMLADKDESFVIIDATAPLEAVIDKIMQLIRKNL, from the coding sequence ATGACAACGGCGCTCCCAGCAATCACGAAAGGACTTGTTGATATGCACGAGCAATCGATCGATATCAAAAGAACTGGCCGTTTCTTTGTTTTTGAGGGCATTGATGGCTCAGGTAAGACCGTGGTTTCTCAAGGTATATACAAGCGACTGCAATCTGAGATGTCAATAAACGTCGTTCTCACAACAGAGCCTACTGCCTCATGGCTGGGAGATGCTGTGCGGCGGGCATTAGCAGAAGACCACGGTCCTTTCGTTGAAGCATTCCTATTTGCAGCGGATCGGTATGTCCATACTATTGATATAAGAAACTGGCTGGAAAAGGAAATGGTCGTACTTTGTGACAGATACTACGCATCAACACTCGCTTATCAGGGGGCTTCTCTTTCTCGTATGCTTGGAAACGATGCTGTTGGGTGGTTGATCAATTTAAATTTGCCGTTCATTATCAAACCCGATCTCACATTCCTGTTAAAAATACCGCCTGAAGTAGGTCTAGAGAGGCTGAGGTTAAGGAGCAAGCTCAGCAAATTTGAACGTCTTGAATTTCTCAAAGAAGTTGATAGGATCTACCAAATGCTCGCAGATAAGGATGAGTCTTTCGTAATAATCGATGCAACTGCTCCTCTTGAAGCCGTTATCGACAAGATCATGCAGCTCATAAGAAAGAATCTTTAA
- the coaBC gene encoding bifunctional phosphopantothenoylcysteine decarboxylase/phosphopantothenate--cysteine ligase CoaBC, with translation MHPSESIRGTESRALSGKRIVLGVTGSIAALEAFSLARELIKHGAEVHAVMTPEAMKIVTPCALEFATGNPVIIDIGGQVEHVKFFGDFPDRADLLLIAPCTANTISKIATGIDDTPVTTMATVALGTGVPIVIAPAMHITMYNHPIIQKNIRTLKELGVEFIGPQIEGKKARIASITEITECVIRKLGSGDYLGKRLLVIGGSSAEPIDDMRIITNRGTGETAIQLATAAYERGAEVELWMGRCSVVIPEFLPVRRFETLGELIQMVEDIHHDIVIVPAALSDYTVDKREGKIPSECEELILKLKRTPKVLKLISEKNCMLIGYKAESGIDTEELVSRARSRMIEFGLDAIVANDLRKVSPNHTEVAIITKQKVCIAAGSKREVAHRILDIIKENIA, from the coding sequence ATGCATCCCTCAGAAAGCATCAGGGGTACTGAAAGCCGTGCATTGTCTGGGAAGAGAATAGTACTGGGAGTTACAGGCAGTATAGCAGCACTTGAAGCATTTTCACTAGCGAGGGAGCTGATCAAACACGGCGCCGAGGTTCATGCCGTGATGACGCCTGAGGCCATGAAAATCGTCACTCCTTGCGCTCTAGAATTTGCGACGGGGAATCCTGTCATTATAGATATAGGAGGACAGGTTGAACATGTTAAGTTCTTTGGAGACTTCCCAGACAGGGCCGATCTGCTCTTGATCGCTCCTTGCACTGCCAATACGATCTCAAAGATTGCCACAGGGATAGACGACACCCCGGTAACGACCATGGCAACAGTTGCATTGGGCACTGGGGTTCCGATCGTGATAGCGCCTGCAATGCATATCACGATGTATAATCATCCAATCATTCAGAAGAATATCAGAACGCTCAAGGAACTCGGTGTTGAATTCATTGGACCCCAGATTGAGGGTAAGAAAGCAAGAATTGCGAGCATTACTGAGATCACCGAATGCGTGATAAGGAAGCTAGGTTCGGGAGACTATTTAGGAAAACGGCTGTTGGTTATAGGTGGCTCCTCGGCAGAGCCAATAGATGATATGAGAATCATCACGAATAGAGGTACCGGTGAAACTGCGATCCAATTGGCAACTGCAGCATATGAAAGAGGTGCCGAGGTTGAGTTATGGATGGGACGCTGTTCGGTAGTCATTCCCGAATTTCTTCCAGTTAGGCGGTTTGAAACTCTTGGGGAACTTATCCAAATGGTGGAAGATATTCATCACGATATTGTCATTGTTCCAGCAGCACTTTCCGATTACACTGTTGACAAGAGGGAGGGGAAAATACCGTCGGAATGCGAAGAGCTCATTCTCAAACTCAAACGCACTCCAAAGGTTCTAAAATTGATTAGTGAAAAGAATTGCATGCTCATTGGATACAAGGCTGAATCGGGAATCGATACCGAGGAGCTCGTCTCAAGAGCAAGGTCGCGTATGATTGAATTCGGATTAGATGCTATCGTCGCAAACGATTTGAGGAAGGTGTCGCCAAATCACACAGAAGTCGCTATCATAACAAAGCAAAAAGTATGTATTGCAGCTGGCTCGAAGAGAGAAGTGGCCCATCGCATTCTCGACATCATAAAGGAGAACATTGCATGA